The genomic DNA AAAGGGTAAAACTCCAGGTCCTCGCTTGCTACTTTGGCTCCGGCCACTCCCAGGTGGGCCTTGTCACTCAACACCTTTTCCACAACCTCCCCTGTATCCTGGATCGACAACAAGATCTTGATCCCAGGGTACTTTTTCCTGAAACCTCCAATGGCCTGGGGCAAGAGGTACTCGCCGGGCAGGGTGCTGGAAGCGATGTTTAAATAACCCCGCTGAAAGCCTTTCAGTTCTCCAATTACAGCCAAAGACTGCTCCCAGGTGTTCACCATGCTTGCCGCATAGGGCAAAAACTCCTTCCCGGCCTGGGTAAGGGCGACATAGCGATCTCTTCGCTCCAAAAGCAGCGTCTCCAGCTCCTCTTCCAGGGATTTAATCTGCCAGCTGACAGCAGGCTGGGTCATGTAAAGAGAATTGGCCGCCCTGGTGAAACTTTTTTCCCTGGCTACCGCAACAAAAACCTGCAGCTGTTTAATATTCAAGAAAAATCTCTCCTAACCAGAAAACTGTCTCTTTTTAAGCCAAGTGTTAGTTTAACCACCTATGCCCGGTTTTCCTCCTTTCACCGGCAAGAAAATGGCAGCAACACCGAAATCTGCTATCTGCATCTGTTAAAAAATTTCCATTATATGTTGCATCATCATAAAGGTAATGGTATATTTATACTATAGCATTATGTTTTTTTTGACATAATGCTATAGTATATTGCATCAAGGAGGCTTTGAAAAATGCTAGCAACAGAATTTAGAAACGAAGCAATGACTGATTTTAAAGCAACATCAGTTGTTGAAAAAATGGAGCAGGCTATTACCCAAGTACAAAAGAGATTTGGAGAGAAGCTGCCGCTGGTTATAAATGGAGAAAAGGTTTTCACTGAAGAAACTATTGAATCTAATAATCCGGCCTGCTGTTCCCAAATCATTGGTCTCTCCAGCAAAGCATCTAATAAGCATGCTGAAGTCGCATTGCAAGCTGCGGCTACTGCCTTCTTGGAGTGGCAAAAAACTTCTGCAATGGAAAGAGCAAGCTACTTGTTCAATGCAGCTGCAATTATGAGACAAAGAAAATATGAATTAAGTGCCTTACTTGCACATGAGGCAGGAAAGAATTGGCTTGAAGCAGATGTTGAAGTGGCTGAAGCAATAGATTTTTTAGAATTTTATGGAAGAGAGGCCCTGGAATTAGAAAGAATTAATCCGGTTACCCCATCCCCAGGCGAGCAGAATCGACTTCTATATATTCCATTGGGAGTTGGTGTTATTATTTCACCCTGGAATTTTCCATTGGCTATTCTTTGTGGAATGACGGCAGGAGCTATTGTGACTGGTAATACTGCAGTTGTAAAGCCTGCCAGCAATACTCCTGTCATTGGATATAAATTTGTTGAAATCATGGAGGAGGCAGGAGTACCGGCAGGAGTCATTAACTTTGTTCCGGGAAGTGGTGACAAAATAGGTGACTACCTGGTTTCCTATTCTAAAACTCGTTTTATTAATTATACGGGGTCAAAAGAAGTAGGGTTACATATTACAGAGCTTGCCTCAAAACAGCAAAAGGGTCAAAAATGGATAAAGAGGGTAGCGGCAGAAATGGGCGGAAAAGATGCCATTATAGTCGACAAGGATGCAGACTTGAGGGATGCCGCCAGGGGAGTTGTAACTTCAGCATTTGGTTATACAGGGCAAAAATGTTCTGCCTGCTCAAGGGCTATAGTTGATAAAGAGATCTATGGAGATTTCCTTGAAATGCTCGTAGAGGAAACTCAGAGGATCACCGTCGGTCCGGTAGCTGAGAATAAAAACTTCATGGGGCCTGTTATTGACAAGACGTCGTACAGTAAAATACTGGAGTATATTAATATCGGCAGAAAAGAGGGGAGGCTGATTACAGGCGGCAGCAAAATTGACCTGCCTGGATATTTTATTGAGCCTACAATTATTGCTGATGTTACATCTAATGCATGCATAGCTCAAGAGGAGATATTTGGTCCTGTTCTAGCAGTTTTAAGGGCTAATGATTTTGATCATGCTCTTGAAATAGCAAATGATACTGAATTTGGCTTAACCGGTGCGGTCTATTCTAAAAATAGAGCTCATCTGGAGAGGGCAATTAGAGAATTTCATGTCGGCAATCTCTATTTCAACAGGAAATGCACAGGAGCCATGGTTGGTGCCCACCCCTTTGGTGGATTTAACATGTCAGGAACCAACTCTAAGACTGGAGGCAAGGACTATTTAAAACTATTTACCCAGATGAAGTTGATTGCAGAAAAGCTTTAATAAATATTTACCTTTATTTGCAATATATCAAATATGTCATAAAAAAATATGGGAGGGAGATTGAGTGAGTATGGAGCATTATAAATTATATGTTAATGGTGAATGGGTTGATACTGTAAAACATAAAGAAGTAATAAACAAATATACAGGGGAGCCTTTTGCAACAATTGCTCAGGCTGAAAAGGAAGACGTAGACAGGGCGGTTGCAGCAGCTAGAAAATCATTTCAAGCTGTAAAGCTTAGTCCGTACCAGAGATATGAAATATTGTCAAGGGCAAGCAAGCTTCTTATAGAAAAACAGGAAGAAATAGCAAAAATATTATGTCAAGAGGCCGGCAAAATAATATCTGAAGCCCGTGGTGAAATCAAAAGAGCTGCCCTGACATTTGAAATAGCAGCTGAAGAAGCTAAAAGAATTCATGGCGAAATGGTTCCCGTAGAAGCATCACCGGGGGCAGAGAATAGAATGGCTTTCACCATTAGGGTTCCAGTCGGTGTAGTTTGTGCAATAACTCCCTTTAATTTTCCAGTAAATCTGGTTGCCCACAAGGTTGCTCCTGCAATAGCAGCCGGGAATACATTGATATTAAAACCTACCCAGGAAACACCTGTTGTAGCAGCAAAAATAGTTGAAATACTTTTAGAAGCCGGGTTGCCAAAGGAACATATCAATTTGTTATTTGGAAGCGGTACAAATGTAGGAGAAGCTTTATTACACAATCAAGACATAAATTTTTACAGTTTTACAGGAAGTCCGGCTGTAGGTGAAAGGATTAGAAATATTATAGGTTTAAGGAAGTGTACCCTGGAACTTGGTAGCAATTCAGCAGTGATTGTACATTTGGACGCTTATGATATAAAGGAAGCAGCATTTTTGTGTGCCCAAAAAAGCTTTATAAATGCCGGTCAGGTTTGTATATCTGTCCAAAGAGTATATGTTCATAAACATATTTTTGAAGAGTTTATAAATGAAATGAAGCTATATACTGAGAAATTGGTCATAGGTGATCCAATGGATGAAAAAACAAACATTGGCCCTTTGATCAATGAAAGAGAAGCAGAGAGGATTGATGGGTGGGTTAAAGAGGCA from Syntrophomonadaceae bacterium includes the following:
- the pruA gene encoding L-glutamate gamma-semialdehyde dehydrogenase, whose product is MLATEFRNEAMTDFKATSVVEKMEQAITQVQKRFGEKLPLVINGEKVFTEETIESNNPACCSQIIGLSSKASNKHAEVALQAAATAFLEWQKTSAMERASYLFNAAAIMRQRKYELSALLAHEAGKNWLEADVEVAEAIDFLEFYGREALELERINPVTPSPGEQNRLLYIPLGVGVIISPWNFPLAILCGMTAGAIVTGNTAVVKPASNTPVIGYKFVEIMEEAGVPAGVINFVPGSGDKIGDYLVSYSKTRFINYTGSKEVGLHITELASKQQKGQKWIKRVAAEMGGKDAIIVDKDADLRDAARGVVTSAFGYTGQKCSACSRAIVDKEIYGDFLEMLVEETQRITVGPVAENKNFMGPVIDKTSYSKILEYINIGRKEGRLITGGSKIDLPGYFIEPTIIADVTSNACIAQEEIFGPVLAVLRANDFDHALEIANDTEFGLTGAVYSKNRAHLERAIREFHVGNLYFNRKCTGAMVGAHPFGGFNMSGTNSKTGGKDYLKLFTQMKLIAEKL
- a CDS encoding aldehyde dehydrogenase family protein — translated: MEHYKLYVNGEWVDTVKHKEVINKYTGEPFATIAQAEKEDVDRAVAAARKSFQAVKLSPYQRYEILSRASKLLIEKQEEIAKILCQEAGKIISEARGEIKRAALTFEIAAEEAKRIHGEMVPVEASPGAENRMAFTIRVPVGVVCAITPFNFPVNLVAHKVAPAIAAGNTLILKPTQETPVVAAKIVEILLEAGLPKEHINLLFGSGTNVGEALLHNQDINFYSFTGSPAVGERIRNIIGLRKCTLELGSNSAVIVHLDAYDIKEAAFLCAQKSFINAGQVCISVQRVYVHKHIFEEFINEMKLYTEKLVIGDPMDEKTNIGPLINEREAERIDGWVKEAVNQGAKLITGGERIGKSCYKPTILSGGNKDMKIVCMEAFAPVVTVIPYDEIDEAIKYTNDSQFGLQAGIFTSNINIAFKAAREIETGGVMINDTSMYRVDAMPYGGIKRSGTGKEGPKYVIEEMTEEKIIVFNL
- a CDS encoding LysR family transcriptional regulator → MNIKQLQVFVAVAREKSFTRAANSLYMTQPAVSWQIKSLEEELETLLLERRDRYVALTQAGKEFLPYAASMVNTWEQSLAVIGELKGFQRGYLNIASSTLPGEYLLPQAIGGFRKKYPGIKILLSIQDTGEVVEKVLSDKAHLGVAGAKVASEDLEFYPFYQDELVFIADPGHLLLQCQELGLEDLLHYPFVLREQGSGTRMAFEGQLMLHGLALTDLKVSMELGSTRAVISGVEAGLGLSLVSRLAVEQSLALGKAVILPVKGLCAQRELFLAVRHSQKLSPLTCLMKNWLLDFPFRGMGTHR